In Paeniglutamicibacter kerguelensis, one genomic interval encodes:
- the mshC gene encoding cysteine--1-D-myo-inosityl 2-amino-2-deoxy-alpha-D-glucopyranoside ligase → MLAWSAPTIPHIPGNAPILEVHNTSSRSLVDTAPAEKSNAPASMYVCGITPYDATHMGHAATYVAFDLLQRTWLDAGREVTYVQNVTDIDDPLLERAAATGVDWVALAEEQTDLFRADMEALNVIPPQHYIGAVESITWLVPLIEELVTKDLAYRVPGENGDPDGDIYFDAIAAANSAWELGSVSGYDRETMMRFFAERGGDPKRAGKRDALDPLLWRVAREGEPRWDGAGLGDGRPGWHIECSVIARRFLPAPFTVQGGGSDLIFPHHEFSAGHAAALDGKPLAEAYVHTGMVGLDGEKMSKSLGNLVLVSKLRAAGVEPVAIRAVLLGQHYRSDWFWTEELLVEGQHRVEHWRNRIPGTTLSEATAVITRIRSKLANDLNAPAALAVLDAFSVQEPAAPDDSQGAGGKLLADALDALLGLKLF, encoded by the coding sequence GTGCTTGCATGGTCCGCGCCCACCATCCCGCATATCCCGGGAAACGCACCGATTCTTGAGGTTCACAACACCTCCAGCCGTTCACTTGTTGACACCGCCCCGGCGGAGAAGTCCAATGCTCCGGCGAGCATGTATGTCTGCGGCATCACCCCGTACGACGCAACGCACATGGGGCACGCAGCCACCTATGTTGCCTTCGACCTGTTGCAGCGCACCTGGCTCGATGCCGGACGCGAAGTCACCTACGTGCAAAACGTCACCGACATCGACGACCCGCTGCTCGAGCGCGCCGCGGCCACCGGCGTGGATTGGGTGGCCCTGGCCGAGGAGCAGACCGACCTGTTCCGTGCCGACATGGAAGCGCTCAACGTCATTCCGCCGCAGCACTACATCGGTGCCGTCGAATCGATCACCTGGCTGGTTCCGCTCATCGAAGAGCTGGTCACCAAGGACCTGGCCTACCGGGTGCCCGGCGAGAACGGCGACCCCGACGGGGACATCTACTTCGATGCCATCGCCGCGGCAAACAGCGCGTGGGAACTGGGCAGCGTCAGCGGCTACGACCGCGAAACCATGATGAGATTCTTCGCTGAACGCGGCGGGGACCCGAAGCGCGCTGGAAAGCGCGACGCCCTGGATCCGCTGCTGTGGCGCGTCGCCCGTGAAGGCGAACCGCGCTGGGACGGCGCGGGCCTCGGCGACGGCCGCCCCGGTTGGCACATCGAATGCTCGGTCATTGCCCGCCGCTTCCTGCCGGCGCCGTTCACGGTGCAGGGCGGCGGATCGGACCTGATCTTCCCGCACCACGAATTCTCCGCCGGCCATGCCGCCGCCTTGGACGGCAAGCCATTGGCGGAAGCCTACGTGCACACCGGCATGGTGGGCCTTGACGGCGAAAAGATGAGCAAGTCCCTGGGCAATCTGGTGCTGGTCTCCAAGCTGCGTGCCGCCGGCGTTGAGCCAGTGGCCATTCGCGCCGTCTTGCTGGGCCAGCACTACCGCTCGGACTGGTTCTGGACCGAGGAATTGCTCGTCGAGGGCCAGCACCGTGTTGAGCATTGGCGGAACCGCATTCCCGGCACCACGCTTTCCGAGGCCACCGCCGTGATCACCCGTATCCGTTCCAAGCTGGCCAACGACCTGAACGCACCAGCGGCCCTTGCCGTGCTCGATGCCTTCAGCGTCCAGGAACCCGCGGCCCCGGATGATTCCCAGGGTGCCGGCGGGAAACTGTTGGCCGATGCGCTGGACGCATTGCTGGGGCTCAAGCTCTTCTAG
- a CDS encoding GNAT family N-acetyltransferase, translating into MLELTDVWPLFGLKISSPRLELRLVQDEDLPGIIEAALSGIHDPAAMPFSTPWTDAPKEELMRSTARHQWHVRSGIAPDNWTLNLVVSHEGTPIGMQDIGARDFSIRKTVTTGSWLSSRYQGLGFGKEMRAAVLLFAFDHLGAEVAESSAAVWNHSSLGVSRSLGYVQGSVKRVVTRPGELAEQQEVSVTSAEFKRPDWTVVVTGLEAARKELLGNHAIDGRVPTVPLSR; encoded by the coding sequence ATGCTTGAACTAACGGATGTATGGCCACTTTTTGGCCTAAAAATCAGCAGCCCGCGACTGGAACTACGGCTGGTCCAGGACGAGGATCTGCCCGGGATCATCGAAGCAGCGCTCAGCGGGATCCATGACCCCGCCGCCATGCCCTTCTCCACACCTTGGACCGATGCGCCCAAGGAAGAACTCATGCGCAGCACCGCCAGGCACCAATGGCACGTCCGCTCCGGTATTGCTCCGGACAACTGGACGTTGAACCTGGTTGTGAGTCACGAAGGCACCCCGATAGGCATGCAGGACATCGGCGCCCGCGATTTTTCAATCCGTAAGACCGTGACGACTGGTTCATGGCTTTCGAGCCGTTACCAGGGTCTGGGTTTTGGGAAGGAAATGCGTGCAGCTGTGCTGCTTTTTGCCTTCGATCACCTCGGCGCCGAAGTCGCCGAATCCTCGGCGGCGGTCTGGAACCACTCGTCGTTGGGAGTCTCGCGCAGTCTCGGATATGTCCAGGGCAGCGTCAAACGAGTGGTGACGCGCCCGGGTGAGCTGGCAGAGCAGCAGGAAGTAAGCGTCACGTCGGCCGAATTCAAGCGCCCCGACTGGACCGTTGTCGTCACGGGCCTCGAAGCCGCAAGGAAAGAACTGCTGGGGAACCACGCGATTGATGGCAGAGTGCCGACGGTTCCGTTGAGCCGTTGA
- a CDS encoding PAC2 family protein gives MSEDINDPVTLSSLVASAPWDETVRPAIMIVAFEGWNDAGDAASEALRLIRRASGAKKIPGISDDDFYDYQFSRPQAHRTASGKRSIKWPTTHMYRAELEDSPVDLVLLRGVEPTYRWKAFISEILTRAEEENVQAVMALGALLADVPHTRPIQASVTSDDPAVRKALGVQESSYEGPTGILGVLAQVAEASGLPTLSIWSAVPHYVAQAPSPKAQLALLHRVEEFFPLTIDLEELTEDALAWERGVNELAKGDTDIAAYVHQLEQAQDETELPEATGEAIAREFERYLKRRSRPDSPDEPGGPEGR, from the coding sequence GTGAGCGAAGATATAAACGATCCGGTGACACTTTCGTCCCTCGTGGCCTCCGCCCCCTGGGACGAGACCGTCCGCCCGGCCATCATGATCGTGGCGTTTGAGGGCTGGAACGATGCCGGCGATGCAGCCAGCGAAGCCCTCAGACTCATTCGCCGTGCCAGCGGTGCCAAGAAGATCCCCGGCATCAGCGACGACGACTTCTACGACTACCAATTCTCCAGACCGCAGGCGCACCGCACAGCCTCCGGCAAACGCAGCATCAAATGGCCAACCACACATATGTACCGGGCGGAACTTGAAGACAGCCCCGTCGACCTGGTGCTGCTGCGCGGGGTGGAACCGACCTACCGGTGGAAGGCATTCATCTCCGAAATCCTCACCCGGGCCGAGGAGGAAAACGTGCAGGCGGTCATGGCCCTTGGCGCCCTGCTCGCCGATGTCCCCCACACCCGCCCCATCCAGGCATCGGTGACCAGCGACGACCCCGCGGTCCGCAAGGCGCTGGGCGTCCAGGAATCCAGTTACGAGGGCCCCACCGGCATACTCGGGGTGCTGGCACAGGTGGCCGAGGCCTCCGGACTGCCCACGCTGAGCATCTGGTCGGCAGTTCCGCACTATGTCGCCCAGGCGCCGTCGCCAAAGGCCCAGCTCGCATTGCTGCACAGGGTCGAGGAGTTCTTCCCGTTGACGATCGACCTGGAAGAACTCACCGAGGACGCCTTGGCTTGGGAACGCGGGGTCAACGAACTTGCCAAGGGCGACACCGACATCGCGGCGTACGTGCACCAACTCGAGCAGGCCCAGGACGAAACCGAACTGCCCGAAGCCACGGGCGAGGCAATCGCCCGGGAGTTCGAGCGCTACCTGAAGCGCCGCAGCCGCCCCGACTCCCCCGATGAGCCCGGTGGCCCGGAGGGCAGGTAG
- a CDS encoding HAD family hydrolase, with translation MPTQNQAVLPTPTLNSLVQGVLWDMDGTLLDTEPYWMGAENELVAAHGGSWTHEDALGLVGSALPDSAAVLQRAGVDLGAREIIDWLNERVMAGINNHVEWRPGALDLLEELHVAGIPCGLVTMSESAMASQVLSMLPRKYFSFQVTGDQVRNGKPHPDPYLLGLEKLSALVPDLEAHRVIGIEDSAPGIASAASAGLTAVLVPHLSQVPESDLWHRLVSLEQVELSTLSSLIGIGAH, from the coding sequence ATGCCAACCCAGAATCAGGCCGTTTTGCCCACGCCCACCCTAAACAGCCTTGTCCAGGGCGTGCTCTGGGACATGGACGGGACGCTATTGGACACCGAACCGTATTGGATGGGTGCCGAAAACGAGCTTGTCGCCGCCCACGGCGGATCCTGGACCCACGAGGACGCGCTGGGGTTGGTCGGCAGCGCGCTGCCCGACTCCGCCGCGGTGCTGCAGCGCGCCGGGGTTGACCTCGGTGCGCGCGAAATCATCGACTGGCTGAACGAGCGCGTGATGGCCGGGATCAACAACCACGTCGAATGGCGCCCCGGTGCCCTGGACCTTCTCGAGGAACTGCACGTCGCCGGCATCCCCTGCGGCCTGGTCACCATGTCCGAGTCGGCGATGGCCAGCCAGGTGCTCTCGATGCTCCCCAGGAAGTACTTCTCATTCCAGGTCACCGGTGACCAGGTGCGCAATGGCAAGCCGCACCCGGACCCGTACCTGCTAGGCCTCGAGAAACTTTCCGCGCTGGTACCGGACCTTGAGGCCCACCGGGTCATCGGCATCGAGGATTCGGCCCCGGGTATCGCATCGGCCGCATCGGCCGGCCTGACGGCGGTGCTGGTCCCTCACCTCAGCCAGGTCCCCGAATCGGACCTGTGGCACAGACTCGTCTCGCTGGAACAGGTCGAGCTCTCAACACTTTCGTCCCTGATCGGCATCGGAGCACACTAA
- a CDS encoding site-2 protease family protein, with amino-acid sequence MTETPAKREGIPLGSFFGVPVSLAWSWFLIAAFIVVVFGPQVDRSIPGLGYGAFVVAFAYAVLLALSVLVHELAHALTAKAFDWPGARIVLNLWGGHTQFSSFNATPGRSLAVAMAGPAANFVIAGIGYVLLQLVQPTGVTFLLWDILVWANLLVALFNILPGLPLDGGRLVESAVWKVTGSQDRGTVAAGWAGRVIVVLIVGYFVISPLTRNEPLDFQVLLVAILVGGFMWAGASQIIAHAKLRLRLPLVSVRALMEPATALALESTLADVSARIASRGGRVILIDQAGTPQGVIDESTLGQIDPVLLAGSPALSAARALSPGAVVSASADGRALIGYLATLEGSEYAVIDEQNRVIGLLDQANIVAAITGKPQQPHAH; translated from the coding sequence ATGACTGAAACACCAGCCAAGCGCGAAGGCATCCCGCTGGGATCCTTCTTTGGCGTTCCGGTGTCGCTGGCCTGGTCGTGGTTCCTGATCGCGGCGTTCATCGTCGTGGTCTTCGGTCCCCAGGTCGACCGGAGCATCCCCGGACTCGGCTACGGGGCCTTCGTCGTCGCCTTTGCCTACGCCGTGCTGCTGGCGCTCTCGGTGCTGGTGCACGAACTGGCCCACGCACTCACCGCCAAGGCCTTCGACTGGCCCGGGGCCCGGATCGTCCTGAACCTGTGGGGCGGGCACACCCAATTCTCGTCGTTCAATGCCACGCCGGGACGCTCGCTGGCCGTGGCCATGGCCGGACCGGCAGCAAACTTCGTGATTGCCGGAATCGGCTATGTGCTGCTGCAACTGGTCCAGCCCACCGGCGTCACCTTCCTGCTGTGGGACATCCTGGTCTGGGCGAACCTCCTGGTGGCGCTGTTCAACATCCTGCCGGGCCTGCCGCTGGACGGCGGACGCCTCGTCGAATCCGCGGTCTGGAAGGTCACGGGTTCGCAGGACCGCGGCACCGTTGCCGCCGGCTGGGCCGGACGCGTGATCGTGGTGCTGATCGTCGGCTACTTCGTGATCAGCCCGCTCACCCGCAACGAACCCCTTGATTTCCAGGTGCTGCTGGTGGCGATCCTGGTCGGCGGCTTCATGTGGGCCGGAGCATCCCAAATCATCGCCCACGCCAAACTGCGCCTGCGCCTGCCGCTGGTGTCCGTGCGTGCGCTGATGGAACCGGCCACCGCCCTGGCGCTGGAATCCACGCTTGCCGATGTTTCCGCGCGCATCGCCAGCCGCGGCGGACGCGTCATCCTGATCGACCAGGCGGGCACCCCGCAGGGGGTCATCGACGAATCCACCCTGGGCCAGATCGATCCGGTGTTGCTGGCCGGCAGCCCGGCGCTCTCCGCGGCGCGGGCCCTGAGCCCCGGCGCGGTGGTCAGCGCCAGCGCCGACGGCCGCGCCCTGATCGGCTACCTTGCAACACTCGAAGGCAGCGAATACGCGGTGATCGACGAGCAGAACCGCGTCATCGGGCTGCTTGACCAGGCGAACATCGTCGCCGCGATCACCGGAAAACCGCAGCAACCCCACGCGCACTAG
- a CDS encoding tRNA (adenine-N1)-methyltransferase: protein MSDMPAAPHGAMNRRGPFRPGDRVQLTDQKRRISTITLTPGGEFHTHKGVLFHDDLVGLPEGSIVENTNEVRYQALRPLLKDFVLSMPRGATVVYPKDAAQIIQMGDIYPGARVVEAGVGSGALSMSLLRAVGDAGYLHSFERREEFAEIARGNVDTVFGGPHPAWQISIGDFQEKVLETEEPGSVDRVVLDMLSPWECVDAVSTVLAPGGVWVNYVATVTQMSRTVEAIRATGLYTEPESFETMVRGWHVEGLAVRPDHRMVAHTAFLITCRRLADGAVGIPGAKRVKEHTYSAADLETWTRSENPEAWHHEALGERGVSARKLRRAAKDAKSMTQRGSLPQGEAGLDEEEPSGE from the coding sequence ATGAGTGACATGCCAGCAGCGCCGCACGGCGCAATGAACCGCCGCGGCCCCTTCCGTCCCGGCGACCGGGTCCAGCTCACCGACCAGAAGCGCCGCATCAGCACCATCACCCTGACCCCGGGCGGGGAGTTCCACACCCACAAGGGCGTGCTCTTCCACGACGATTTGGTAGGCCTGCCCGAGGGCTCGATCGTCGAAAACACCAACGAGGTCCGCTACCAGGCCCTGCGCCCGCTGCTGAAGGACTTCGTGCTCTCGATGCCGCGCGGCGCCACCGTGGTCTACCCCAAGGACGCCGCCCAGATCATCCAGATGGGCGACATCTACCCGGGCGCACGCGTGGTGGAAGCCGGCGTGGGTTCCGGCGCCCTGTCGATGTCGCTGCTGCGCGCCGTGGGCGATGCCGGCTACCTGCACTCCTTCGAGCGCCGCGAGGAATTCGCCGAGATCGCCCGCGGCAACGTGGACACCGTTTTCGGCGGCCCGCACCCGGCCTGGCAGATCTCCATCGGCGACTTCCAGGAAAAGGTCCTGGAGACCGAGGAACCGGGCTCCGTGGACCGCGTGGTCCTTGACATGCTCTCCCCGTGGGAGTGCGTGGACGCCGTCTCCACCGTGCTGGCACCGGGCGGCGTGTGGGTCAACTACGTCGCCACCGTGACCCAGATGTCCCGCACCGTGGAGGCCATCCGCGCCACCGGCCTGTACACCGAGCCGGAGTCGTTCGAGACCATGGTCCGCGGCTGGCACGTCGAGGGCCTGGCCGTGCGCCCGGACCACCGCATGGTCGCGCACACCGCGTTCCTGATCACCTGCCGCCGGCTGGCCGACGGCGCCGTGGGCATCCCGGGCGCCAAGCGCGTCAAGGAGCACACCTACTCCGCCGCGGACCTGGAAACCTGGACCCGCTCCGAGAACCCTGAGGCCTGGCACCACGAGGCCCTGGGCGAACGCGGCGTCTCCGCCCGCAAGCTGCGCCGCGCCGCCAAGGACGCCAAATCGATGACCCAGCGCGGCTCGCTGCCGCAGGGCGAGGCCGGGCTTGACGAGGAAGAGCCCTCGGGCGAGTAG
- the arc gene encoding proteasome ATPase yields MMSEDTDRTRLEGQVTAAERQLNVLRDKNRQLDRQLASAGSNNSRLVAMLERTREEIINLKAGLEKDGDTPFSHGTIVEKHPRSHPQGGVAISATGVQSVDILQGGRKLRVAISPLLDFDKLHVGQEVLLNESLVVVAGLGYEQAGELVTVKEVLEDHRVVAMGRADDQRVIRLSDQLVKEIVRVGDVLSLDSRTGLGMEKIHLSDMQSLVLEEVPDISYADIGGLSDQIEAIRDAVELPFLHPDLYREHGLTAPKGILLYGPPGCGKTLIAKAVAHSLAERTNERNGNSGSARSFFLNIKGPELLDKYVGETERHIRLIFARAREKAAGGSPVVVFFDEMDSLFRTRGTGVSSDVETTIVPQLLAEIDGVERLDNVIVIGASNREDMIDPAILRPGRLDVKIKIRRPDAQGAAEIFAKYLTDDLPLHPADLAEHGNDATACVRAMIQATVDSMYSTGAENQFLEVTYANGETEILYFKDFSSGAVIRNVVDRAKKSAIKAFLTNGERGVRMEYLLAAVVEEFQEHEDMPNTTNPDDWARISGRKGERITFIRTIVADKNGRGKSLPAGAGEETGQYL; encoded by the coding sequence ATGATGAGCGAAGATACAGATCGCACACGGTTAGAGGGCCAGGTCACGGCCGCCGAACGGCAATTGAACGTGCTGCGTGACAAGAACCGCCAACTCGACCGCCAACTGGCCTCGGCGGGTTCCAACAACTCGCGCCTGGTTGCCATGCTGGAACGCACCCGCGAGGAAATCATCAACCTCAAGGCCGGGCTGGAAAAAGACGGCGACACCCCGTTCAGCCACGGCACCATCGTCGAGAAGCACCCGCGCAGCCACCCGCAGGGCGGCGTGGCGATCTCCGCCACGGGCGTGCAGTCCGTCGACATCCTGCAGGGCGGGCGCAAGCTGCGCGTGGCCATCAGCCCACTGCTTGACTTCGACAAGCTCCACGTCGGCCAGGAAGTCCTGCTCAACGAATCCCTCGTGGTCGTCGCGGGCCTCGGCTACGAACAGGCCGGGGAACTGGTCACCGTCAAGGAAGTGCTGGAGGACCACCGGGTCGTGGCCATGGGACGGGCCGACGACCAACGCGTCATCCGCCTCTCCGACCAGTTGGTCAAGGAAATCGTCCGGGTGGGGGACGTTCTTTCGCTCGATTCGCGCACCGGCCTCGGCATGGAAAAGATCCACCTGAGCGACATGCAGTCCCTGGTGCTGGAGGAGGTGCCGGACATCTCCTACGCGGACATCGGCGGGCTCTCCGACCAGATCGAGGCGATCCGCGACGCCGTCGAGCTGCCCTTCCTGCACCCAGACCTCTACCGCGAGCACGGGCTCACGGCCCCCAAGGGCATCCTGCTCTACGGCCCCCCGGGCTGCGGCAAGACCCTGATCGCCAAGGCCGTGGCGCATTCGCTGGCCGAACGCACCAACGAGCGCAACGGCAATTCGGGATCCGCACGCAGCTTCTTCCTGAACATCAAGGGCCCCGAGCTGCTTGACAAGTACGTCGGCGAAACGGAACGCCACATACGGCTGATCTTCGCCCGCGCCCGGGAAAAGGCGGCCGGCGGCAGCCCCGTCGTCGTCTTCTTCGACGAGATGGATTCGCTCTTCCGCACCCGCGGCACCGGCGTGTCCTCGGACGTGGAAACGACGATCGTTCCGCAGCTGCTGGCCGAGATCGACGGCGTAGAGCGCCTGGACAACGTCATCGTCATCGGAGCCTCCAACCGCGAGGACATGATCGACCCGGCCATCCTGCGCCCCGGGCGCCTGGACGTGAAGATCAAGATCCGCCGCCCGGACGCCCAGGGCGCGGCGGAGATCTTCGCCAAGTACCTCACCGACGACTTGCCGCTGCACCCCGCGGACCTGGCCGAACACGGCAACGACGCCACGGCCTGCGTGCGCGCCATGATCCAGGCCACCGTCGATTCGATGTACTCCACCGGGGCCGAAAACCAGTTCCTGGAGGTGACCTACGCCAACGGGGAAACCGAGATCCTCTACTTCAAGGACTTCTCCTCCGGCGCCGTGATCCGCAACGTGGTGGACCGCGCCAAGAAGTCCGCCATCAAGGCGTTCCTGACCAACGGCGAGCGCGGCGTGCGCATGGAGTACCTGCTGGCCGCGGTCGTGGAGGAGTTCCAGGAGCACGAGGACATGCCCAACACCACCAACCCGGACGACTGGGCCCGGATCTCCGGGCGCAAGGGCGAACGCATCACCTTCATCCGCACCATCGTCGCGGACAAGAACGGGCGCGGAAAGTCCCTGCCCGCCGGTGCCGGCGAAGAGACGGGACAGTACCTGTGA
- the dop gene encoding depupylase/deamidase Dop — protein MGLETEYGVLAPAMPGANATMLSAQVINAYAASVRAGYGHLAGTRWDYSDESPLNDARGFTQPRSQADPSQLTDVEPELDAEQVALAGGDTTIGSTLYDEPDEGQEVLMNMVLGNGARLYVDHAHPEYSSPETTNPFDAVLYDQAGDHVALTAARCIEATNGFVPVHLYKNNTDNKSVSYGAHENYLMPRSVPFDSIATHLIPFFVSRQVICASGRVGRGMLGQYDGFQVSQRADFFEAQVGLETTIRRPIINTRDEPHAHWEKYRRLHVIIGDANLGQVSTLLRTGTTALVLSMIEAGTAPEPALREPVAALQAISHDPTLKARVELSDGRRLTALEIQRIYLDAAVEHCARTGADDDATAEILRRWDSTLTTLGSDLFAAADTVDWVAKYKLMSGYADRHGLDFTDAKIALMDLQWADIRPEKGLYYRLAERGLMETLYTPEQIAAAASTPPEDTRAYFRGRVLSQYPEHVVAASWDSVSFSVPGARKLERISTLEPLRGTKKLVGGLFDAELSIGEFIGTLKR, from the coding sequence ATGGGCCTGGAAACCGAATACGGCGTGCTGGCCCCGGCGATGCCCGGCGCCAACGCCACCATGCTCTCGGCCCAGGTCATCAACGCCTATGCGGCCTCCGTCCGCGCCGGGTACGGGCATCTGGCCGGCACCCGCTGGGACTATTCCGACGAGTCCCCGCTGAACGACGCCCGCGGCTTCACCCAGCCGCGCTCCCAGGCGGACCCCTCCCAGCTCACCGACGTGGAACCGGAGCTCGATGCCGAGCAGGTGGCGCTGGCCGGGGGAGACACGACCATCGGCTCCACGCTCTACGACGAGCCGGATGAGGGCCAAGAGGTCCTCATGAACATGGTGCTGGGCAACGGGGCGCGCCTCTACGTCGACCACGCGCACCCGGAGTACTCCTCCCCGGAGACCACGAACCCCTTCGACGCGGTGCTCTACGACCAGGCCGGGGACCACGTGGCGCTCACCGCCGCCCGGTGCATCGAGGCCACCAACGGGTTCGTGCCGGTGCACCTGTACAAGAACAACACTGACAACAAGTCGGTTTCCTACGGCGCGCACGAGAACTACCTCATGCCGCGCAGCGTCCCCTTCGACTCGATCGCCACGCACCTGATCCCGTTCTTCGTGAGCCGGCAGGTCATCTGCGCCTCCGGCCGGGTGGGCCGGGGCATGCTGGGCCAGTACGACGGCTTCCAGGTCTCCCAGCGCGCCGACTTCTTCGAGGCGCAGGTGGGCCTGGAAACCACCATTCGGCGCCCGATCATCAACACCCGCGACGAGCCGCACGCCCACTGGGAGAAGTACCGGCGGCTGCACGTGATCATCGGGGACGCGAACCTCGGACAGGTGTCCACGCTGCTTCGCACCGGCACCACCGCCCTGGTGCTGTCGATGATCGAGGCTGGCACAGCCCCGGAACCGGCGCTGCGCGAACCGGTTGCCGCCCTGCAGGCCATCAGCCACGACCCGACCCTGAAGGCCAGGGTCGAGCTGTCCGACGGGCGCCGGCTCACGGCGCTGGAGATCCAGCGCATCTACCTGGACGCCGCCGTCGAGCACTGTGCGCGCACCGGCGCCGACGACGATGCCACCGCCGAGATCCTGCGCCGCTGGGACAGCACGCTCACCACGCTGGGCAGCGACCTTTTCGCCGCGGCGGACACCGTGGACTGGGTGGCGAAGTACAAGCTGATGAGCGGCTATGCCGATCGCCACGGACTGGATTTCACGGACGCGAAGATCGCGCTCATGGATTTGCAGTGGGCGGACATCCGCCCGGAAAAGGGCCTGTACTACCGGCTGGCCGAACGCGGCCTGATGGAGACCCTCTACACCCCGGAGCAGATTGCCGCCGCGGCCTCAACCCCGCCGGAGGACACCCGGGCGTACTTCCGCGGCCGGGTGCTCAGCCAATACCCCGAGCACGTGGTGGCGGCCAGCTGGGACTCGGTGTCCTTCAGCGTTCCGGGGGCGCGCAAGTTGGAACGGATCTCCACCCTGGAACCGCTGCGCGGCACCAAGAAGCTGGTCGGCGGGCTGTTTGACGCGGAACTTTCGATCGGCGAGTTCATTGGGACGTTGAAGCGCTAA
- a CDS encoding ubiquitin-like protein Pup, which translates to MTQESFSARRSEDTTEQEQETEAVKATTQDAGVDDLLDEIDGVLEQNAEEFVRGFVQKGGQ; encoded by the coding sequence ATGACGCAGGAAAGCTTTTCGGCACGACGCAGCGAAGACACCACCGAGCAGGAGCAGGAAACCGAGGCCGTCAAGGCCACCACGCAGGATGCCGGCGTGGATGACCTGCTCGACGAGATCGACGGAGTACTGGAACAAAACGCCGAGGAGTTTGTGCGCGGCTTCGTGCAAAAGGGCGGCCAGTGA
- the prcB gene encoding proteasome subunit beta has translation MIELGPGPSFLEHLNRDRPDLLPHTSAPAAGVPHATTIVALSYAEGIVMAGDRRATMGNVIASRHIEKVFETDRFSVVGIAGAAGLAIDIAKLFRVELEHYEKIEGTRLSLEGKANRLASMIRSNLAMAMQGMSVVPLFAGYDTAKGSGRLFSFDITGGLYEEVEHHSIGSGSVFARGALKKLWQPSMDAVRAIRVAVEALYDAADDDSATGGPDTVRKLWPVVYTVTAEGATRVAEPVLAAVAQQIIDERTSQGMEA, from the coding sequence GTGATCGAGCTCGGTCCGGGCCCGTCGTTCCTTGAACACCTGAACCGGGACCGGCCGGACCTGTTGCCGCACACCAGCGCCCCCGCGGCCGGGGTTCCGCACGCCACCACCATCGTCGCGCTCTCCTACGCCGAGGGCATCGTGATGGCGGGGGACCGGCGCGCCACCATGGGCAACGTGATTGCCAGCCGCCACATCGAGAAGGTCTTCGAGACCGACAGGTTCTCGGTGGTCGGCATCGCCGGGGCCGCCGGCCTGGCCATCGACATTGCCAAGCTCTTCCGGGTCGAGCTCGAGCACTACGAAAAGATCGAGGGGACCCGGCTGTCCCTGGAGGGCAAGGCCAACCGGCTGGCCTCGATGATCCGCTCCAACCTCGCCATGGCCATGCAGGGCATGAGCGTGGTGCCGCTGTTCGCGGGCTACGACACGGCCAAGGGGTCGGGCAGGCTCTTCTCCTTCGACATCACCGGCGGCCTCTACGAAGAGGTCGAGCACCACAGCATCGGCTCCGGCTCGGTTTTCGCCCGCGGCGCGCTGAAGAAGCTGTGGCAACCGTCCATGGACGCCGTCCGCGCCATCCGTGTCGCCGTCGAAGCCCTCTACGATGCGGCCGACGACGATTCGGCCACCGGCGGCCCGGACACGGTGCGCAAGTTGTGGCCGGTCGTTTACACCGTCACGGCGGAGGGTGCCACCCGTGTCGCCGAACCGGTGCTCGCGGCCGTGGCCCAGCAGATCATCGACGAACGAACCAGCCAGGGAATGGAGGCCTAG